In Coriobacteriia bacterium, a single window of DNA contains:
- a CDS encoding addiction module protein, whose translation MTISEVKSLALELSPEERAELASDLLLSLDNLSEPEIAHLWLEEASRRDAEIDAGTAKLIPGDQVFAEARARLK comes from the coding sequence ATGACCATCAGTGAAGTGAAGTCGTTGGCGCTTGAGCTCTCCCCTGAGGAGCGAGCGGAACTCGCCTCCGACCTTCTCCTGAGCCTCGATAATCTCAGCGAGCCGGAGATCGCGCATCTCTGGCTCGAAGAGGCATCGCGTCGTGACGCGGAGATAGACGCCGGCACGGCGAAGCTGATCCCCGGCGACCAGGTGTTCGCTGAGGCGCGGGCGCGCCTAAAGTGA
- a CDS encoding type II toxin-antitoxin system RelE/ParE family toxin codes for MRVRFTPSARREFLEALEFIEQDSPAAADAMLERSVDGLAQLHDFPESGRIVPEFPDLPYRELLVNPYRFFYHVTDDALWIVAVWHERQLPEPPVA; via the coding sequence GTGAGGGTCCGGTTCACCCCCTCGGCGCGTCGGGAGTTCCTCGAGGCGCTGGAGTTCATCGAGCAGGATAGCCCGGCCGCAGCTGACGCGATGCTGGAGCGCTCGGTCGACGGGCTGGCGCAGCTCCACGACTTCCCGGAATCTGGTCGCATCGTTCCTGAGTTCCCGGACCTGCCGTATCGCGAGCTCCTAGTCAACCCATACCGCTTCTTCTATCACGTCACAGATGATGCCTTGTGGATCGTTGCCGTCTGGCATGAACGCCAGTTGCCGGAGCCGCCGGTCGCGTAG
- a CDS encoding SRPBCC domain-containing protein, producing the protein MKELRSAIEIRATPERVWALLTDFPSFPDWNPFIRKATGAIETGSRLEVLIQPSGASAMTFRPTVLKAEPAHELRWLGHLLFPGLFDGEHSFVIERIGDGQTRFVQQETFRGILVPLFARQLDRDTLRGFNEMNEALKAMAERE; encoded by the coding sequence GTGAAGGAACTTCGCTCCGCAATCGAGATCAGGGCCACCCCCGAGCGGGTATGGGCACTGCTCACCGACTTCCCCAGCTTCCCCGACTGGAACCCATTCATTCGCAAGGCAACTGGTGCGATCGAGACGGGTAGCCGACTCGAGGTACTCATCCAGCCGTCCGGTGCATCCGCAATGACGTTCCGCCCGACGGTTTTGAAGGCGGAGCCAGCTCACGAACTGCGTTGGCTCGGACATCTGCTGTTTCCCGGTCTGTTCGATGGTGAGCACAGCTTCGTAATCGAGCGCATCGGCGACGGACAGACACGGTTTGTTCAGCAGGAGACATTCAGAGGAATCCTCGTCCCGCTGTTCGCTCGACAGCTCGATCGCGACACGCTACGGGGCTTCAATGAGATGAATGAGGCCCTGAAGGCTATGGCAGAGCGGGAGTAG